Proteins encoded within one genomic window of Panicum virgatum strain AP13 chromosome 1N, P.virgatum_v5, whole genome shotgun sequence:
- the LOC120653376 gene encoding uncharacterized protein LOC120653376, which translates to MPKVVFDRLNFTHLTPTPMHLQLADSSVRYPEGIAEDVPVRVRDYFVPVDFIVLDKKETPLILGRPFLSIAGAHIDVGAGEIRFNINGREEKFPFRPKKEQCSMVNIKSGLSTQERAEVTSPNLDPTTTRSTKKVWRKVASSSSSNSPGRAELG; encoded by the coding sequence ATGCCCAAGGTCGTCTTCGACAGACTCAACTTCACGCATCTGACGCCTACACCAATGCACCTCCAGCTAGCAGACTCTTCGGTCCGCTATCCAGAGGGGATTGCTGAAGATGTTCCAGTCAGAGTTCGAGACTACTTCGTCCCAGTTGACTTCATAGTGCTCGACAAAAAAGAGACACCACTCATACTTGGGCGGCCATTCCTGAGCATTGCCGGAGCACACATCGATGTGGGAGCTGGAGAAATCCGCTTCAACATCAACGGGAGAGAAGAAAAATTCCCGTTTCGGCCCAAAAAGGAACAATGCTCAATGGTTAACATTAAGTCTGGGTTAAGCACACAAGAAAGGGCTGAAGTAACATCTCCCAACCTTGATCCTACAACCACACGTTCcacaaagaaggtgtggcgtaagGTCGCAAGCTCAtcctcgtccaattctccaggacgagccgagCTGGGGTAA